One window of the Diachasmimorpha longicaudata isolate KC_UGA_2023 chromosome 9, iyDiaLong2, whole genome shotgun sequence genome contains the following:
- the LOC135165861 gene encoding phytanoyl-CoA dioxygenase, peroxisomal-like: MFRGGETGIINFGFQNSEMENFILTRDTGRLTLEQRRFYEMSGYLVIPKLIPQETLNKFSRRFDDIVAGKTGRGVMTVMRDVVDRSSVNKLQDINHDEVFRCYIENKKILDIVECFTGGNIMAIHSMLIAKPPDVGANSSRHPPHQDLYYFPIRPVNKIVATWTAIEPCDTENGCLFVAPGSHLRGVLYPHAYPQDQIANKMYFGIQDLSEFTRWIDLEMEPGDTVFFHPLLIHGSGANKSNRTRKAISCHYAAAECNYIEVNGTVQENMAREVLEVAARRYPDIEIRLQDVWRFKSSIARGLKCNL; this comes from the exons TTTCAGAATAGCGAgatggagaattttattttaactcGCGACACTGGGAGACTGACATTGGAACAGCGCAGATTCTACGAGATGAGTGGTTACCTGGTGATTCCCAAACTAATACCTCAGGAGACCCTCAATAAATTCAGTCGCAG GTTCGACGATATCGTCGCTGGAAAAACCGGTCGAGGCGTGATGACAGTGATGAGAGATGTGGTGGATCGATCATCCGTCAATAAGCTCCAGGATATCAACCACGATGAAGTATTTCGCTGTTAcatcgagaataaaaaaatcctggacATCGTCGAGTGCTTCACCGggggaaatatcatggctatcCACTCCATGCTCATTGCAAAACCCCCGGATGTTGGGGCCAACAGCAGCAG ACACCCACCCCATCAGGACCTGTACTACTTTCCCATTCGTCCggtaaataaaattgtagCGACGTGGACAGCCATTGAGCCCTGCGACACGGAAAACGGCTGTTTATTCGTCGCCCCCGGGAGTCATCTCCGGGGAGTGCTGTATCCACACGCCTATCCCCAGGACCAGATTGCCAACAAAATGTATTTCGGCATTCAG GATCTGTCGGAATTCACTCGGTGGATAGACCTTGAAATGGAGCCTGGTGACACAGTTTTCTTCCATCCACTTCTGATTCACGGATCCGGTGCGAACAAATCGAATCGTACGAGAAAAGCAATTTCCTGTCACTACGCAGCTGCGGAATGCAACTACATCGAG GTAAATGGAACTGTTCAAGAAAATATGGCGAGAGAAGTTCTCGAGGTAGCAGCGAGACGATACCCGGACATTGAAATTCGTTTGCAGGACGTCTGGCGGTTTAAGTCCAGTATAGCACGAGGATTGAAATgtaatctttaa
- the LOC135165864 gene encoding mitochondrial carnitine/acylcarnitine carrier protein-like, with amino-acid sequence MIFSVFTAGGVGGIATTIFGHPLDTIKTRMQAAPGAYKNTTDAVVRTLKREGPMGLYRGITAPLIGIVPIFALSFFSFGLGKQLLSSPTNEPLTPLQLFLAGMFSGLTTTVFSVPGERIKCLLQMQTKGAKYRGFKDAVVKLYQEGGIRNLYVGTCATLLRDVPSGGIYFGIYELMMRMETENEHHVSLWQPMFAGGVAGIGNWLVAMPMDVLKSRLQTSTIKKYPKGMRSVLPELLRIEGVGALYSGLIPVIIRAFPANAVCFLGIEFAIHILDNYFPWI; translated from the exons atgatttttagtGTTTTCACAGCGGGGGGAGTGGGGGGAATAGCAACAACTATTTTTGGACATCCGTTAGACACTATTAAAACGAGAATGCAAGCTGCACCTGGGGCTTACAAGAATACAACTGATGCTGTTGTTAGAACACTGAAGCGAGAAGGGCCAATGGGATTGTACAGA GGGATAACCGCACCGCTGATAGGAATAGTCCCAATATTCGCTCTGAGTTTCTTCAGTTTTGGTCTTGGAAAACAACTTCTCTCGTCCCCGACCAATGAACCACTGACTCCACTTCAACTCTTCCTCGCTGGAATGTTTTCCGGTCTGACCACAACCGTATTCAGTGTCCCCGGAGAGAGGATCAAGTGTCTCCTTCAAATGCAG ACAAAAGGTGCCAAATACAGAGGCTTCAAGGACGCTGTTGTAAAGCTGTACCAGGAGGGGGGCATCAGGAACCTCTACGTCGGCACCTGTGCGACATTACTCAGGGACGTACCTTCCGGGGGAATTTATTTCGGAATTTATGAACTCATGATGAGGATGGAAACCGAAAACGAACATCAC GTGTCGCTCTGGCAGCCGATGTTCGCAGGTGGTGTTGCTGGTATCGGAAACTGGCTGGTGGCAATGCCCATGGACGTCCTCAAGTCGCGTCTTCAAACATCgaccattaaaaaatatcctaaAGGTATGCGCTCGGTGCTCCCCGAGCTTTTGCGAATCGAGGGCGTTGGCGCCCTCTACAGCGGCCTAATACCGGTTATAATACGGGCCTTTCCTGCCAATGCCGTGTGTTTCCTGGGAATTGAATTCGCCATTCACATCCTCGATAATTATTTCCCGTGGATCTGA
- the LOC135165860 gene encoding SREBP regulating gene protein isoform X1 — MRLAATWSGLVRLLRRRIVLALIFALSLTYCAISLLAHEKIDSPVGNYGDDGDDSMLIDNDDIGADQDSDDDLGGKHIPWPAMSASDDAGLDQNHNGSSVSEVARTCRNSIQGKALIVDERGLVCARKEVLPGGCCRGDLEKTETTGVITLVKRERYSCETCNPEGCCAVYEYCVSCCLHPGKRRPKKEPHASPVRREAQKSRRTEDTVKIRFRSLDRFQICLAICRTSSASVRHENTYKDPNSKHCYVNSMNHRSPRDVNNNINNNGDNVAVTSSTVRLFILHYPNPESLSIDHEKCIELYDYYWLP, encoded by the exons atgagGCTGGCTGCCACCTGGAGTGGGCTTGTACGTCTTCTACGCAGGAGAATCGTACTTGCTCTCATTTTCGCCCTGTCTCTGACATACTGCGCTATTTCTCTACTGGCACATGaa AAGATTGACTCACCGGTGGGTAACTATGGAGACGATGGGGACGACAGTATGTTGATTGATAACGATGATATAGGGGCGGATCAGGATTCTGATGACGATCTGGGGGGAAAACATATTCCCTGGCCAGCAATGTCTGCATCTGATGATGCTGGTCTAGATCAGAATCATAATGGGTCGAGTGTCAGTGAGGTTGCACGAACTTGCCGAAATTCCATAcag GGTAAAGCTCTAATTGTCGACGAGAGGGGTCTCGTCTGCGCTCGGAAGGAGGTCCTACCTGGTGGCTGCTGCCGAGGGGATCTCGAAAAGACTGAAACCACAGGTGTAATAACGCTCGTCAAACGTGAGAGATATAGCTGTGAGACCTGCAATCCCGAGGGCTGTTGTGCTGTCTACGAGTACTGCGTCTCGTGCTGTCTTCACCCTGGAAAG AGGAGACCAAAGAAGGAGCCCCACGCATCCCCAGTGCGTCGTGAGGCCCAGAAGTCCCGTAGAACCGAGGACACCGTGAAAATAAGATTTCGTAGTCTCGACAGATTTCAAATATGTCTGGCAATATGTCGCACATCTAGTGCCAGTGTCAGACACGAGAACACGTACAAAGATCCAAACTCAAAGCACTGTTACGTCAATTCAATGAATCATCGGTCACCACGTGatgttaataataatattaataataatggcGACAATGTCGCTGTTACATCTTCTACTGTGCGGTTATTTATCCTTCATTATCCCAATCCTGAATCCTTGTCTATTGATCATGAGAAATGCATTGAGTTGTATGATTATTACTGGCTCCCTTAA
- the LOC135165860 gene encoding SREBP regulating gene protein isoform X2 — MRLAATWSGLVRLLRRRIVLALIFALSLTYCAISLLAHEIDSPVGNYGDDGDDSMLIDNDDIGADQDSDDDLGGKHIPWPAMSASDDAGLDQNHNGSSVSEVARTCRNSIQGKALIVDERGLVCARKEVLPGGCCRGDLEKTETTGVITLVKRERYSCETCNPEGCCAVYEYCVSCCLHPGKRRPKKEPHASPVRREAQKSRRTEDTVKIRFRSLDRFQICLAICRTSSASVRHENTYKDPNSKHCYVNSMNHRSPRDVNNNINNNGDNVAVTSSTVRLFILHYPNPESLSIDHEKCIELYDYYWLP, encoded by the exons atgagGCTGGCTGCCACCTGGAGTGGGCTTGTACGTCTTCTACGCAGGAGAATCGTACTTGCTCTCATTTTCGCCCTGTCTCTGACATACTGCGCTATTTCTCTACTGGCACATGaa ATTGACTCACCGGTGGGTAACTATGGAGACGATGGGGACGACAGTATGTTGATTGATAACGATGATATAGGGGCGGATCAGGATTCTGATGACGATCTGGGGGGAAAACATATTCCCTGGCCAGCAATGTCTGCATCTGATGATGCTGGTCTAGATCAGAATCATAATGGGTCGAGTGTCAGTGAGGTTGCACGAACTTGCCGAAATTCCATAcag GGTAAAGCTCTAATTGTCGACGAGAGGGGTCTCGTCTGCGCTCGGAAGGAGGTCCTACCTGGTGGCTGCTGCCGAGGGGATCTCGAAAAGACTGAAACCACAGGTGTAATAACGCTCGTCAAACGTGAGAGATATAGCTGTGAGACCTGCAATCCCGAGGGCTGTTGTGCTGTCTACGAGTACTGCGTCTCGTGCTGTCTTCACCCTGGAAAG AGGAGACCAAAGAAGGAGCCCCACGCATCCCCAGTGCGTCGTGAGGCCCAGAAGTCCCGTAGAACCGAGGACACCGTGAAAATAAGATTTCGTAGTCTCGACAGATTTCAAATATGTCTGGCAATATGTCGCACATCTAGTGCCAGTGTCAGACACGAGAACACGTACAAAGATCCAAACTCAAAGCACTGTTACGTCAATTCAATGAATCATCGGTCACCACGTGatgttaataataatattaataataatggcGACAATGTCGCTGTTACATCTTCTACTGTGCGGTTATTTATCCTTCATTATCCCAATCCTGAATCCTTGTCTATTGATCATGAGAAATGCATTGAGTTGTATGATTATTACTGGCTCCCTTAA
- the LOC135166092 gene encoding uncharacterized protein LOC135166092: MTIRHQKLQYDLLTWSFTMWIDRVARYKSPIKMTRKELWCSYMCCYFITLGAVIWVSIYLALDPENYRWRQKNGAAISTAAEPAEALPPKPEVPPHQQDGTAEQDPDRLKIMKPHSDQKIHPKVTEPLNPVRASMTIHVDVSGPGQQLQWVVTKSPGSGGVMQPKPAIIPHGRNPEPFPWGLAIPRGEYSDVEGSSGFPDRNHQLQGRILFSPDDGKWDKGRADDRRIPVTVNLELSSSSSLQTIPGRAEKISRSSRTMKLPDSVIVGSVLEKEYATGMRSSPEMTKSSIGGVTSSPWRAVSASRGSSASDKIRHVFPAESSSPFHAGNSTSSENSRKRIVNEKRSIADFMTEKVNRNNLDVGGDDLGRSGGKIVELKPSYESEKKWGVDQVDPEFNSTVVSQQQVIRLESNVTHNLGMISTARGESDVSPTSASHQEVELELRRLIPSGLNVTQEIVEKSENQSEAISHDSVIGSESSTGSGVTQAAETNSSLSQSRSEVHSNEPNLISESERTVEVKSFDSVMTRDLESSSRLTHTHENSSPGYDSSLHSISTESYESVDPPEVPEHVLNDSRVTYTDSTTILQGESTENDFVHHPDHS; encoded by the coding sequence ATGACAATCAGACATCAGAAACTTCAGTACGATCTGTTAACCTGGTCTTTCACGATGTGGATCGACCGAGTAGCGCGTTACAAGTCACCAATAAAAATGACTAGAAAGGAATTATGGTGCTCATACATGTGCTGCTATTTTATAACCCTCGGGGCGGTCATCTGGGTGTCGATATACCTAGCACTCGACCCCGAGAACTACAGATGGCGTCAGAAGAACGGAGCAGCGATTTCCACTGCTGCAGAACCAGCAGAAGCGCTACCTCCAAAGCCCGAGGTGCCTCCACACCAGCAGGACGGTACCGCTGAACAGGACCCGGATCGCCTGAAGATCATGAAGCCCCACTCCGACCAGAAGATCCATCCGAAGGTCACTGAGCCGCTGAATCCGGTCAGGGCGAGCATGACGATCCATGTGGATGTCAGCGGTCCAGGTCAGCAGCTCCAGTGGGTAGTGACGAAGTCCCCTGGTAGTGGTGGTGTGATGCAGCCGAAGCCGGCGATTATCCCGCATGGACGGAACCCAGAGCCATTTCCTTGGGGCTTAGCAATTCCAAGAGGGGAATATTCAGATGTGGAGGGGAGCTCGGGATTTCCTGATAGGAATCATCAACTCCAggggagaattttattttctccggATGACGGGAAGTGGGATAAAGGGCGGGCAGATGACAGGAGAATCCCGGTTACTGTCAACCTTGAACTGTCCTCGTCCTCGTCCCTTCAAACGATTCCGGGTAGAGCTGAGAAGATCTCAAGGTCATCACGAACAATGAAATTACCCGATTCTGTGATCGTTGGATCTGTCCTTGAAAAGGAATACGCAACAGGGATGAGATCATCGCCAGAGATGACGAAATCGTCGATTGGGGGAGTCACTTCCAGTCCGTGGAGAGCAGTATCAGCATCTAGGGGAAGCAGCGCAAGTGATAAGATAAGACATGTCTTTCCTGCTGAGTCATCATCTCCATTTCATGCCGGTAATTCTACCAGTTCAGAGAATTCCAGGAAGAGAATTGTGAATGAGAAGAGATCAATTGCGGATTTtatgacagagaaagtcaacAGAAATAATCTTGACGTTGGAGGTGATGATTTAGGAAGATCAGGAGGGAAAATAGTTGAGTTAAAGCCCAGTTATGAGTCCGAGAAAAAATGGGGAGTGGATCAAGTTGACCCAGAATTCAATTCAACGGTAGTAAGTCAACAGCAAGTGATTAGACTTGAGTCTAATGTAACTCATAACTTGGGAATGATTTCAACTGCTCGAGGTGAGTCAGATGTCAGTCCAACATCAGCAAGTCATCAAGAAGTGGAGCTTGAGTTGAGAAGATTGATTCCATCGGGATTGAACGTGACTCAAGAGATTGTCGAGAAGTCAGAAAATCAATCGGAAGCAATTTCACATGACTCGGTCATCGGTTCTGAGTCATCGACAGGTTCAGGAGTGACTCAAGCGGCAGAAACAAATTCGTCACTGAGTCAATCCCGTTCAGAAGTTCATTCTAACGAGCCAAATCTGATTTCAGAGTCAGAAAGAACTGTAGAAGTAAAATCATTTGACTCAGTCATGACTCGTGACCTCGAGTCAAGCTCCCGATTGACTCACACCCATGAAAATTCGAGTCCTGGCTATGACTCAAGTCTACACTCCATCTCAACTGAGTCTTACGAAAGTGTTGACCCGCCAGAGGTACCTGAACACGTCTTGAATGACTCAAGAGTGACTTACACTGACTCAACAACTATTCTTCAGGGAGAATCGACTGAAAATGACTTTGTCCATCACCCGGATCACTCTTAA